GAACGCCTCTTTGACAAACGCGCCGCCCAAGATAGAGCGCGACGGGTCCGGGACGAGCAGGCCGGTGTGCACGCGCAGGTACGTCCCCAGCCCCGAGCAGGTCAGGCACGCGCTCTCAGGCTCGTTGAAGGAGAAGTACCAGCCCTCGCGCTCCACAAAGGTCAGCCGGTGCTCCGGGCAGCCAAAGCCCACATAGAACCGCGCCTCGGTTTTTTCGTCGTCGAAGCGGCAGCGCACAAAGCCCTCCCCCAGCTTGGCGGCATCGGTCAGCGCGACAAGGAGCTGCTTGGCCTGGGAGCGCTTGACCAGCACCCGGTCCACCACCGCCTCGACTTGGTAGGCGCGCAACCTCTCCCCCCTGCCCCCTCCCCCGGGCGTTCGTACCTCACTGGGGAAGGGGGAGTCAGAATCTGGTTCCCCTTTCCCAGCGAAGAATGAGCGCCCGGGAGAGGGGCTAGGGGAGAGGTCACTCACGGAGAGGTCCTCTTCCTCCAGCGCCAGCTCATCCGCGAGGTCGCGTAGCTCGCCATTGACCCGAACGCGGCGGCAGCCCTTGGTGCGAAGCTCGGTGAAGAGATAGCTCCACTCCTCGCCGTAGACCTTGGCAACTGGCGCACACAGCTCGACCGCTGTGCCCTCAGGGAGCGCGAGCAGGTGCTCGGCGAGCTGGTTGAGGCTGACCGTGGGAATGGGGGCATCGCAGCGCAGGCAGTGCGCCTCGCCGCTGGTGGCGTAGAGCAGGCGCAGGTAGTCGCCCACATCGGTCATGGTCCCGACGGTCGAGCGCGGGTTCTTGGTGATGGTCTTCTGCTCGATGGAGATCACGGGCGAGAGCCCCAGGATCGCATCGACTTTAGGCCGACTCTGCTGCTGCACAAACCGCCGCGTCCACGCCGAGAGCGACTCCATAAAGCGCCGCTGCGCCTCGGCATAGAGCGTGTCAAAGGCCAGCGACGACTTCCCCGAGCCGCTCAGCCCGGTCAGCACGATCAATTTGTCGCGCGGAATCTCCACCGTGACATTCTTGAGATTGTTCTCCCGCGCCCCCCGAATCAGAATCGTCTCTCGCATATTTTAAAGCCCTCCCACAAAGACATAGCCTGCCTCGTCCACCGTGACCCGGCTGTCTTTGGTGAGGCGCAGCGGGACACCGACCCGGTCTAGGATTCCCTTGTCGACGAGCCAGTCGCAGGCTAAATCGAGGTGCTCGGCGTGCCAGTGGTGCTTGAAGTGGCTCTCCAGCTCGCGGACCGAGCGGGGGCCGTCGGCACCTTCGAACCAGTCCAAGAGCGGCGCGAAGCAGAGGGGGATGCGCTCGGTGAGGTAGGTATCGCAGAGGGCGAGAGCCTCCCCGATTGCTTCGTCGGTCTTGGGCCCCTCTAAAACATCGGTGTAGAGGCGCGTAAAGAATTTCGGGTTGAGCTTCAGGGCTTGGTGGATGACCTCTCGGCCAGGGTTCTGCCCGGCGGCGATCACCTCCACTTGGGCGAGCTCCCGGGAGGCTAGGAGCAGATAGACGGCGGCGTAGTGGAAGTCACGCTTGATTTTATGCCACTTCTCCGCCTTGGTGAGCACGGGCAGGCAGGCATTTCCCGCCCGCAGGAGCTGCGCCTGCCGGTCCCGCTCCCCGAGAGTCGCCACATTCTCCCAGAGCAGCGGCAGGGAGTCGTCCTTGGTAAAGAGCAGGCGGCTTCGGAGCTGCACTGATGACCAAAACGAGCCGACTAGGGCGCTGTCGAGCTGCTTGCGAAATGCGGAGCGGGTGAGCAGGATCGCATGGACCGAGATGTCTTCCTCTAGGAGCGTAAAGCTCCCCCCCTTGACCGACTCTTCGCCAATGATAATCAGGTCGATATCCGACTTCTCCCAGATATCGTCGTAGGCCAGCGACCCAAAGAGCACGGCTGCCAGCACGGTTCGATCTTTTTGTAGCTTCTCCGTGAGCGAGGCAATCGCCGCCTCGTAGCGTTCACGCGTGGTCATGAACATAAGTTTACCATGGCTTTCTGTCCCGATGCGAGGGCACTCCGACGTATACCCCTGTCATAAGGAACTCCTCTACATGACAACTGCTGCCGCAACCCCAACCTCCCTTCCCCAGAGTGCCTCCGAGCAGAAACAGACATCGGCGGTCTTGGCATCGGGCTGGCTCTTGACGTGGCTCGCGATCAATATCTGCACCCTGCCGATCAACCTCTATCTGAAAAACAAGCTCCATCTTGGTGCCGAGGCGGTGGCGTTCTTCAACCTGGTGATTGGGTTTGCGAGCTACGTCAAGCCTATCGCGGGCTTGTTCTCCGATAACCTCACCTTGCTGGGAACCCGGCGCAAGCACTACTTGCTCTTTAGCACGTTTGTGGGGGGGCTGTGCTGGCTCTTGCTGGCGCTCCTGCCCAAGACCTACAACACGCTCCTGGTGATGCAGACCATCACGATTGCGGTCTTTGTGGTGGCGAGCACGGCGCTCGGGGGGCTCTTGGTGGACGCGGGGAAGCGCAATGGCTCCATCGGGCGGCTGACCTCGCAGCGGCTGGCGATCAATAACCTGGTTGGGCTGATCGCGGGGCCGCTGGGGGGCTATCTGGCAACCAAGGCGTTTGGGCTGACCATTGGGATCTGCGCGGGGTGTTTCTTTCTCCTGGTTCCTCTGGTCGCCCTCTTCCTCCACGAGCCTCCCGTCGCGGACGCACCGGCACCGTCGTGGAGTGCGGTGGGGGAGCAGCTCAAGGCGACCTTTGCATCGCGCTCGCTCTGGTGGGGCCTGCTGATGTGCTGTTTGTTGTCGATCGCGCCGGGGTTTGGGACACCGCTTCTTTTCTACCAGCAAGACACGCTGAAGCTGAGCGAGCAGTTTATCGGCAACATGGGGATGATCAGCGGGGGCTGTGGGCTCCTGGCCGCACTGCTCTACTCTCGTCTCTGTAGCCGGCTCTCCCTGCGGCGGTTGCTTCCCTTGGGGATTATCTTGAGTAGTGTCGGGACGCTGTTCTATCTCTTCTACAACTCGGTGACCGCGGCTCTGGTGATCGAGGGGCTGGCGGGCTTTGTGGGGACCTTGGCGGTGCTGCCGCTCTGGGACCTCTGCGGGCGGGCGACTCCCAAGAAGAACGAGGCGCTGGGCTACTCCCTGCTGATGAGCGTCTTGAACCTGACTGCCGCCCTCTCCAACCTGCTGGGCTCCTGGTTCTACGAGCGCCTGCACTGGAACTTTAAGAACCTGGTCTGGCTCAATGCCGGCACGACCGCGCTGGTCTTGCTGATCGTCCCCCTGATCCCCGCCGCGCTGATGGACCGCCGCGATGGAGAGCTTGAGGAGCGGGTAAAATAGCCCATGACCTCTCTTCCCCGTAGCACGCCCGAGGCCCAGGGCGTCGATTCTTCCGGTATCGCCGCGTTTCTCTCCGCCTGCGCAGGCTCTGGCCTGGAGCTGCACAGCCTGATGCTCGTGCGCCATGGCTTTGTTGTCGCCGAGAGCTGGTGGCACCCGTACAGCTCAGACAAGCGCCACATGCTCTTCTCGCTCTCCAAGAGCTTCACGGCCACGGCGATCGGGCTGGCGGTGGCAGAGGGACGGCTAAGCCTCGACGATACAGTGGTCTCGTTCTTCCCGGAGAAGGCCCCGGCGAGCGTCTCCGAGAACCTCGCCGCGATGCGGGTGCACGACCTGCTGACGATGTCCACGGGCCATGCGGTCGAGCCGATGAGCGGGCTTCGCGCGGAGACCAACGACTGGGTGAGCTCGTTTATGGCCGCCGATGTCCCTCATGCGCCGGGGACGCACTTTCTCTACAACAGCCTCGCGACCTACATGCTCTCGGCGATCCTGCACAAGCTCACAGGCGAGCGGCTACGGGACTACCTCACGCCGCGCCTCTTTGTGCCGCTGGGGATCACCGACCCGACCTGGGAGCAGTGTCCGCTGGGGATCGACACGGGCGGCTGGGGGCTGAGTGTGCGCACGGAGGATATCGCCAAGTTCGGCCAGCTCTACCTGAGCGAGGGTGTCTGGGACGGGGTGCGCCTGCTCCCCGACGGCTGGGTGGCCAACGCGACCAAGAAGCATATCGCCAACGGCGACAACCCCGAGAGCGACTGGGCGCAGGGCTACGGCTTCCAGTTCTGGCGCTGCCGCCACGGCGCGTATCGCGGCGATGGCGCGTTTGGCCAGTACTGCGTCGTCCTCCCCGAGCAAGACGCCGTCCTGGCGATCACGTCGGGGGTCAAGGACATGCAGACCGTCCTGAACCATGCCTGGGCCCAGCTCCTGCCCGCGTTTGGCGGGCGACGGGAGCTCACAAAACCTGCGGGAGTGGGGCGCGTCTTCGCCGGCACCTACGCCTTCCCCGAGAACGACCAGGGCCTCAAGACTCTACAGATCGAGAGCACGGAGTCACAGCTCACGCTCACGCTCGACGAGCACACGCTCACGGGCGGCTTTGGCGCGTGGCTCCCCGGCGAGACGAGCTTCCGGCAGTGGCACGGCAAGCCCCACGCCACAGCGGGAGCCGCGGCTTGGAGCGAAGACAACACGACACTCACCCTGCGTCTCTGCTCGGTCGAGACCCCGTTTATTGCGGAGGCTATCTGTCGGTTTGAAGGCGAGAGTGTCACGCTTCACTACTCCCTCAACGCCAGCTTCGGCCCCACCGAGTTCGCGCCGCTTGTCGGGCAGCGGACAGAGGTCTAGGTCGCTTCGTAGAACTCGTTGCTACGGATCTGGCGGGTGAGGTCGAGCACCTCGGTCTCGCTCATCTCCTCGGGGCCGGTGCACAGCACAATCCCCTTGGCCCCGAGCTCGCGGCAGGTCTGGATGAGCGCAGTCTTCTCGACATCGGTGAGGCCGCCCTCCCAGGTATCGAGCATGTGGACCACAAAGTGCAGCCGCAAGAGCGGGATGCGCCGGTGGATGGCCTTGTCGAGGAAGTGCCGCAGGACCTTGTAGGTGTTCTCGAGGTCGTGGATCGCCAGCCGGGGGTGGTGGAAGACCCGCGCCATGTCGTAGCCCCGTGAGTCGGCGTAGGGAGTCGCGGCGCTCCCAAAGGCGACCACTTCCTTGCTATGGGTGTGGTAGGCAAACTGAGGAACGTCCTCGTAGTAGCCGCCGGAGCCTTTACGGGCGATCACGCGAATGGCGAGGTAGTCACGCTGGATACGGAGGTAGGCGGTGTAGGTGGGCATTCTTGTCCCAAGTGTACCGCACGCACCGTGCCACGTGAGGGAGCTACTTCCCGCGGATCAGTCCAATTACCAGTAGCACGACTCCGGCAAAGATCGCCAGCCCGGCGTAGGGGGCCAGCAAGTGCCCTAGCACCAGTGCGACCCGAATCGCGATCCCCACGACCAGAAAAAGCATTCCCCACTGCATCAGTTTATTACTCTGTAGCTGTCGTTGCATCAAACATCACCTTTCTTCCCCCCCGATTAGAACGAGGGGGACAGTGCTTAGAACCATGCTACCCCATTCCCGTTACAGTGGGAAACCTCACTGGGGCGCTACAGGACAGCGGCGAGGAGCGCCTGCTGGACATGTAGGCGATTCTCGGCTTGGTCGAAGATGCCGGACTGCGGGCTATCGACCGCGTCCTCGGTGATCTCCTCGCCGTAGTGGGCGGGGAGGCAGTGTAGGATCAGGGCATCCTCTTTGGCCTCCCGCAGTGTCTGGGGACCGATCTGGAAGCCGGCAAAGTCGGCGAGGCGCTTGGCCTTCTCGGCCTCCTGCCCCATCGAGGTCCAGACATCCGTGTAGAGCACATCGGCATCGTCGGCGGCGCGCACCGGGTCATGGACAATCTCAAACTCGGTGTTGTGCCAGGCGGCGAGCTCTTGTGCCTGCTGGATCAGGGGCGCGGGGGGCTCGTAGCCGGGCGGACAGGCGAGGGTGAAGTGTGTCCCGAGGCGCGGCGCCAGGAGCATCAGGCTGATGGCCGTGTTGCACCCATCGCCGATATAGACCAGCTTCTGGCCGCGGGTCTCCGAGCGGTACTCCAAGATGGTGTAAAAGTCTGCGAGTGCCTGGCAAGGATGCTCAA
This genomic interval from Armatimonas rosea contains the following:
- a CDS encoding nucleotidyltransferase family protein — translated: MTTRERYEAAIASLTEKLQKDRTVLAAVLFGSLAYDDIWEKSDIDLIIIGEESVKGGSFTLLEEDISVHAILLTRSAFRKQLDSALVGSFWSSVQLRSRLLFTKDDSLPLLWENVATLGERDRQAQLLRAGNACLPVLTKAEKWHKIKRDFHYAAVYLLLASRELAQVEVIAAGQNPGREVIHQALKLNPKFFTRLYTDVLEGPKTDEAIGEALALCDTYLTERIPLCFAPLLDWFEGADGPRSVRELESHFKHHWHAEHLDLACDWLVDKGILDRVGVPLRLTKDSRVTVDEAGYVFVGGL
- a CDS encoding MFS transporter, translating into MTTAAATPTSLPQSASEQKQTSAVLASGWLLTWLAINICTLPINLYLKNKLHLGAEAVAFFNLVIGFASYVKPIAGLFSDNLTLLGTRRKHYLLFSTFVGGLCWLLLALLPKTYNTLLVMQTITIAVFVVASTALGGLLVDAGKRNGSIGRLTSQRLAINNLVGLIAGPLGGYLATKAFGLTIGICAGCFFLLVPLVALFLHEPPVADAPAPSWSAVGEQLKATFASRSLWWGLLMCCLLSIAPGFGTPLLFYQQDTLKLSEQFIGNMGMISGGCGLLAALLYSRLCSRLSLRRLLPLGIILSSVGTLFYLFYNSVTAALVIEGLAGFVGTLAVLPLWDLCGRATPKKNEALGYSLLMSVLNLTAALSNLLGSWFYERLHWNFKNLVWLNAGTTALVLLIVPLIPAALMDRRDGELEERVK
- a CDS encoding serine hydrolase domain-containing protein, which gives rise to MTSLPRSTPEAQGVDSSGIAAFLSACAGSGLELHSLMLVRHGFVVAESWWHPYSSDKRHMLFSLSKSFTATAIGLAVAEGRLSLDDTVVSFFPEKAPASVSENLAAMRVHDLLTMSTGHAVEPMSGLRAETNDWVSSFMAADVPHAPGTHFLYNSLATYMLSAILHKLTGERLRDYLTPRLFVPLGITDPTWEQCPLGIDTGGWGLSVRTEDIAKFGQLYLSEGVWDGVRLLPDGWVANATKKHIANGDNPESDWAQGYGFQFWRCRHGAYRGDGAFGQYCVVLPEQDAVLAITSGVKDMQTVLNHAWAQLLPAFGGRRELTKPAGVGRVFAGTYAFPENDQGLKTLQIESTESQLTLTLDEHTLTGGFGAWLPGETSFRQWHGKPHATAGAAAWSEDNTTLTLRLCSVETPFIAEAICRFEGESVTLHYSLNASFGPTEFAPLVGQRTEV
- a CDS encoding rod shape-determining protein → MPTYTAYLRIQRDYLAIRVIARKGSGGYYEDVPQFAYHTHSKEVVAFGSAATPYADSRGYDMARVFHHPRLAIHDLENTYKVLRHFLDKAIHRRIPLLRLHFVVHMLDTWEGGLTDVEKTALIQTCRELGAKGIVLCTGPEEMSETEVLDLTRQIRSNEFYEAT